CGAGAGAAATAACACATAACTGGCTTAACGATAACATTTTAACTTTCTGTCCTTTGGCAGTGAGAGTGAGAGAGCCGCCAGACTTCTTTTTAAAATGCCATTGCCAATATAACTTTACTCAACGTCGGTTCACGTCTGCGCCAACTAATGCAGAGTAATGCTAAATCTGTAATATCGACTACTGAAGCAGCGACAATGCAGAGTTTGGCAATTGTTTTGCTTGAGCAAGTATGGAAGTACCTGCCTGTTGCAAAATTTGGTTTTTCGTAAGTTCCGTCGTTTCTTTAGCAAAATCAGTATCTTTGATCCGGCTCTTCGACGATTCCACGTTTTCTTGAATATTGGACAAGTTATTAATGCTGTGACTAAGCCTGTTTTGTTGTGCACCTAGATCAGCACGCTGGCTGTCAACATAGGTGAGGGCGGCATCAATGACACCAACTGCATTTTGTGAACCCTTAACGCTTGTCACATCAATATCTTGTGCAGTGGTAACGCGCGCTTCTGAGCCAGCGATACCAATCTCTGAAGCTAGTGAGCCTGAAATATCAAGACCACCCGCAATTTTCGGATTCGCCACAAAGAGCTGCAAGTTACCTCCCTCTCCAACGGATGCCGACAATTTGTCTGTCTGACCATTTATGTAGGTCGCAAGCTCTTCGATATCATCACCCGCTTTCGCTTGGATATCTATTACCAACTCTTCATTATTGGCGTCAGCCGCGAAGGTAAACTTGATATCAAGTTTATCAGCCGGTACACCCCAATCGCTGCCGATGATCTTCCCTTCAGGAAGTTCAGCATTGAATGTCTCGCCACCCATGCGGAAATCATCAGCACGAATGCTGGTCAATCCCATGATCATAGCTTCACCCGAGTTAGCGCCTATCTGGAATGCCGCTTCACCGAAGGAACCATTCAGAAGTCGACGGCCACCAAACGAGGTGGTTTCTGCAATACGGTTAAGTTCATCTTGCAGAGCGGTCACTTCTTCGTTTATCGCAACGCGTTCAGACAAAGAGTTAGAACCGTTAGCCGATTGAAGTGACAAATCACGCATACGGGTTAGAATTGCCGATGACTCATTCATCGCACCTTCTGCCGTTTGTGCAATGGAAATACCATCGTTGGCATTACGCATAGCAACATCAAGACCGCGAGATTGCGAATTCAATCGATTCGAAATTTGTAGGCCCGCTGCATCATCTTTAGCACTATTTATTTTGTGACCAGATGACAAACGTTCCATTGACGTGTTTAGGTTTTCAGTCGCCTTATTTAAATAGCGCTGAGTCGTCATCGCCGCGACGTTAGTACTTACTGTTACAGCCATTTTATGCTCTCCTATTGAGTTCGCAAGATTTCTGCGAAGCGGTCAGCTTTAGTCTCATTTGGATAAGCACTGACCGTATATTAACTTGCTGAACTAAGTGCCACAGTTCTCACTTAATCCATTACCAATTGTTTTGTATACTTGTATATATTCAAGTAGTGTGCCACTTTTCTTGATTTATCTGAAAAATTAAATTTATTATTTATTTTCATACAGTTACATCAGGCACTACTTGAAATTTACCTCTATTTATTCATGGTGGCACTTTATAAAACGGCAATAATTTGCTGTCTTTTCATACCATGACAATTATTGCCTCTTTAGCTTATTGCCAAATAACTGCTCATTATTCCGCACATATGGCTCTAGCACATATGGCAAAGGAAATTAGATATAGTTAAATAACGTCAGGTCTTTCGTTTTACCAAAGGCTTTTTGTGATGCTTCCAGTGCAAGCGAGTTTTCGTTAAATTCGATCACCGCTTGTGAATAATCGAGATCTTCAAACGCACTTTTTGACTTTGCGAGTGTTAGCTTAAAATCTTCGTGCAAATCCGTTTGAATATCGAGCGTATTCAGACGCGCACCAACATCCGTCCTAGCTTTGCCAAGATGAATAAATGCGGCGTCAAATTCTTTGGTCAATCTATGCAATTCAGCCGTTGCCGACGCATCGGATACGGAGGCATCCGACAGTTCGATAACTTGTTTGAAGCTATCAAAAAGGTTCACGGTTTCTTTGGGTTCTAATGTAAAAGAATCACCCGCCGTTATCTGCCCACGAATCAGGATCGATAAACCTTCATATTTGATCCCTTTTCTCGGGTCAAACTCTTCTGTTTGTACCGCGCTACCATCTTTGTCTAGTTGGTAACCGTATTTCCCCGTACCCATATCAACAAAGGTAATCGTATATTGGGCATCATCCGTACTGTCTAGATTGGTCGCGCGCTCGAGCAACAATTCTGATGCAGGTTGTAACTGGTAACTCGGTTTGTAATCACCAAATGGATTATCCACCTCCATATACAACTTACTACCAGGGTCATTCAATGCCATTTCCAATTGATTCGAAATTCTCATCTTGCGCTGATAATCATCACCGGAATAAGTGACATTGTTTTCATTGTCTCGAAAGAAAGGCTGATTTTTAGGTTTCGTACCTGCAAAAATATAGTTACCTGACTCATCTTGGCTATTCGCTAGGTTAAGCAGATTGCTAAATGTTTCTTGTATCTCTCGGGTTTTCGCTAATCGATCTTCCTTTGAATGCGAACCATTGATCATCTCCATAACCGTTCTTTTTGCCTGATCCGCGTACTCTTCAGAGTTCGCTACCAATACTTCATGGTGTTCAAGGCGGTTGCGGGTAAGTACGATCGCATCCATATATTGGCGAAGCTGTTCTGATTGCTGCCCAAGATTTTGAATATAGTGCGTGGCAAGTGGGTCATCACTTGCGTTGAGTAGTTTCTTACCTGAGGCTAATTGCGCTTGGTTGTGGACAATCTTTGCCTCTTGCCTACGGAGATCGTTTTGAACCGCTTGGTAATTATGAAAACTTGATATTCTTCCTACCATCTAATTACCCTCCTACCGCAATGCCAAAATGGTGTTAAACGTATCGTTTGCTGCTTGCATGATACGAGATGAAGCCATATACGATTGCTGAAATTT
This portion of the Vibrio sp. VB16 genome encodes:
- the flgL gene encoding flagellar hook-associated protein FlgL — protein: MVGRISSFHNYQAVQNDLRRQEAKIVHNQAQLASGKKLLNASDDPLATHYIQNLGQQSEQLRQYMDAIVLTRNRLEHHEVLVANSEEYADQAKRTVMEMINGSHSKEDRLAKTREIQETFSNLLNLANSQDESGNYIFAGTKPKNQPFFRDNENNVTYSGDDYQRKMRISNQLEMALNDPGSKLYMEVDNPFGDYKPSYQLQPASELLLERATNLDSTDDAQYTITFVDMGTGKYGYQLDKDGSAVQTEEFDPRKGIKYEGLSILIRGQITAGDSFTLEPKETVNLFDSFKQVIELSDASVSDASATAELHRLTKEFDAAFIHLGKARTDVGARLNTLDIQTDLHEDFKLTLAKSKSAFEDLDYSQAVIEFNENSLALEASQKAFGKTKDLTLFNYI
- a CDS encoding flagellin, coding for MAVTVSTNVAAMTTQRYLNKATENLNTSMERLSSGHKINSAKDDAAGLQISNRLNSQSRGLDVAMRNANDGISIAQTAEGAMNESSAILTRMRDLSLQSANGSNSLSERVAINEEVTALQDELNRIAETTSFGGRRLLNGSFGEAAFQIGANSGEAMIMGLTSIRADDFRMGGETFNAELPEGKIIGSDWGVPADKLDIKFTFAADANNEELVIDIQAKAGDDIEELATYINGQTDKLSASVGEGGNLQLFVANPKIAGGLDISGSLASEIGIAGSEARVTTAQDIDVTSVKGSQNAVGVIDAALTYVDSQRADLGAQQNRLSHSINNLSNIQENVESSKSRIKDTDFAKETTELTKNQILQQAGTSILAQAKQLPNSALSLLQ